One window of the Salvia splendens isolate huo1 chromosome 1, SspV2, whole genome shotgun sequence genome contains the following:
- the LOC121790675 gene encoding SKP1-like protein 1A — protein sequence MASSSSAKKVVLISNDGKKVEVDEAVAMLSLTVKNLIEDGCIVDGGIPLPKVDSDTLAKLLDYCEYHAPDPWIFCSFQFQAANFLNIEGLLDLMTEAIRDTIAGKTPEEIRQTFRIKNDFTAEEEAVVRDENKWALE from the exons ATGGCGTCATCTTCCTCAGCTAAGAAAGTTGTTTTGATCAGCAATGACGGCAAGAAGGTCGAAGTAGATGAGGCCGTCGCCATGCTCTCGCTAACTGTGAAGAATTTAATTGAAGACGGTTGCATCGTCGACGGTGGAATCCCGCTGCCTAAAGTTGATTCGGATACACTGGCGAAGCTGCTCGATTACTGCGAATACCACGCTCCCGACCCATGGATTTTTTGTTCATTTCAATTCCAA GCGGCAAATTTCTTGAATATTGAAGGGCTTCTGGATCTGATGACTGAAGCTATAAGAGATACAATAGCCGGAAAGACTCCTGAAGAAATACGCCAAACCTTCCGCATCAAAAACGATTTTACTGCAGAAGAAGAAGCTGTGGTTAGAGATGAGAATAAATGGGCGTTGGAATAA
- the LOC121752037 gene encoding DNA-directed RNA polymerase II subunit RPB1-like, whose protein sequence is MDLRFPFSPAEVAKVRLVQFGILSPDEIRQMSVVHIEHSETTERGKPKIGGLSDPRLGTIDRKMKCETCMANMADCPGHFGHLELAKPMFHIGFMKIVLSILRSVCFNCSKILADEEEPKFKQAMRIRNPKNRLKKILDACKNKSKCEGGDEIDVRDQDSDEPVKKSRGGCGAQQPKISIDGMKMVAEYKAQKKKSDDQDQMPEPVERKQQLSAEKVLSILKRITDEDCQLLGLNPKYARPDWMILQVLPIPPPPVRPSVMMDTSSRSEDDLTHQLAMIIRHNENLKRQERNGAPAHIISEFAQLLQFHVATYFDNDLPGQPRATQRSGRPIKSICSRLKAKEGRIRGNLMGKRVDFSARTVITPDPTINIDQLGVPWSIALNLTYPETVTPYNIERLKELVEYGPHPPPGKTGAKYIIRDDGQRLDLRYLKKSSDQHLELGYKVERHLNDGDFVLFNRQPSLHKMSIMGHRIKIMPYSTFRLNLSVTSPYNADFDGDEMNMHVPQSFETRAEVLELMMVPKCIVSPQANRPVMGIVQDSLLGCRKITKRDTFIEKDVFMNILMWWEDFDGKVPAPTILKPKPLWTGKQVFNLIIPRQINLLRYSAWHQETEKGFITPGDTQVRIEKGELLSGTLCKKTLGSSSGSLIHVIWEEVGPDAARKFLGHTQWLVNYWLLQNAFSMGIGDTIADHDTMTKISETINTAKNEVNELIRAAQEKQLEAEPGRTMMESFENRVNQVLNKARDDAGSSAQKSLAESNNLKAMVTAGSKGSFINISQMTACVGQQNVEGKRIPFGFVDRTLPHFTKDDYGPESRGFVENSYLRGLSPQEFFFHAMGGREGLIDTAVKTSETGYIQRRLVKAMEDIMVKYDGTVRNSLGDVIQFLYGEDGMDAVWIESQPLESLKLKKLDFSDMYKYEIDHPNWNPNYMLPEAVEDLKTIREIRSVFDAEVQKLEADRYLLGTEIATTGDNSWPLPVNIKRLVLNAQKTFRVDFRRPSDIHPMEIVEAVDKLQERLKVVVGDDYLSLEAQKNATLFFNILLRSALASKRVLKEYRLTREAFDWVIGEIESRFLQSLVAAGEMIGCVAAQSIGEPATQMTLNTFHYAGVSAKNVTLGVPRLREIINVAKKIKTPSLSVYLKPGVSKTKEKAKNVQCALEYTTLRSVTQATEVWYDPDPTSTIIEEDVEFVKSYYEMPDEVIDPDKVSPWLLRIELNREMMVDKKLSMADIAEKITAEFDDDLSCIFNDDNAEKLILRIRIMNEEAPKGELNDESAEDDVFLKKIEGNMLTEMALRGIPDINKVFIKNGKVNKFDENEGFKAENEWMLDTEGVNLLAVICHEDVDASRTTSNHLIEVIEVLGIEAVRKALLDELRVVISFDGSYVNYRHLAILCDTMTYRGHLMAITRHGINRNDTGPMMRCSFEETVDILLDAAVYAETDYLRGVTENIMLGQLAPIGTGDCALYMNEEMLKQAIEIPLPSYMEGGLEFGMTPGRSPISGTPYHDGMMSPNYMLSPNLRLSPVSDAQFSPYVGGMAFSPTSSPGYSPSSPGYSPSSPGYSPTSPGYSPTSPGYSPTSPTYSPSSPGYSPTSPAYSPTSPSYSPTSPSYSPTSPSYSPTSPSYSPTSPSYSPTSPAYSPTSPAYSPTSPAYSPTSPSYSPTSPSYSPTSPSYSPTSPSYSPTSPSYSPTSPSYSPTSPSYSPTSPAYSPTSPGYSPTSPTYSPTSPSYNPSARYSPSQAYSPTSPKITPSSPYSPSSPSYSPTSPSYSPSSPSYSPSSPYSSGGNAGYSPSSPQYSPSGGYSPSAPGYSPSSASQFSTQMDDKDNKSVKDDKGNQ, encoded by the exons ATGGATCTGCGCTTCCCCTTCTCGCCGGCAGAGGTCGCGAAAGTCCGCCTTGTCCAGTTCGGCATACTCAGCCCCGATGAGATT AGACAAATGTCGGTTGTGCATATAGAGCACAGCGAGACGACGGAAAGAGGCAAGCCGAAGATCGGTGGTTTGAGCGACCCGCGTTTGGGGACGATTGATCGGAAGATGAAGTGCGAGACTTGTATGGCCAACATGGCTGACTGTCCCGGTCATTTTGGTCACCTTGAGCTCGCAAAACCTATGTTTCACATTGGGTTCATGAAGATTGTGCTCAGTATTCTCCGCAGTGTCTGCTTCAATTGCTCCAAGATTTTAGCTGACGAG GAGGAACCAAAGTTCAAGCAAGCAATGAGAATTAGAAACCCTAAAAATAGGTTAAAGAAGATATTAGATGCCTGCAAAAACAAATCCAAATGTGAAGGAGGTGATGAGATTGATGTACGAGATCAAGATTCTGATGAACCTGTGAAGAAGTCTCGGGGTGGATGTGGTGCTCAGCAGCCAAAGATTTCTATAGATGGGATGAAGATGGTTGCTGAATACAAGGCTCAGAAGAAGAAAAGTGATGATCAGGATCAGATGCCTGAACCTGTTGAAAGGAAACAACAACTCTCTGCGGAGAAG GTGCTTAGCATATTGAAGAGAATTACTGATGAAGATTGTCAGTTGTTGGGCTTGAATCCAAAATATGCTCGCCCTGACTGGATGATTCTTCAAGTTCTTCCAATCCCTCCTCCTCCAGTTAGGCCTTCTGTGATGATGGATACTTCTTCCCGGAGCGAG GATGATTTAACTCATCAACTGGCCATGATCATTAGGCACAATGAGAATTTAAAGAGGCAGGAGCGGAATGGGGCTCCTGCACACATCATCTCAGAGTTTGCACAGTTGCTGCAGTTTCATGTGGCTACATACTTTGACAATGATTTACCTGGTCAACCAAGa GCTACCCAAAGATCTGGCAGACCCATTAAATCAATATGTAGTAGGCTCAAGGCAAAAGAAGGTAGGATAAGAGGCAACTTGATGGGTAAGCGGGTAGATTTTTCGGCTCGGACTGTGATCACACCTGACCCAACAATCAACATTGATCAGCTGGGTGTACCTTGGAGTATTGCCTTAAATCTTACATATCCTGAAACTGTAACTCCATATAATATTGAAAG ATTGAAAGAGCTTGTGGAATATGGACCCCATCCTCCCCCTGGTAAAACTGGTGCAAAATATATTATTAGGGATGATGGACAGAGGCTTGATCTCCGGTACTTGAAAAAGAGCAGTGATCAGCATCTGGAACTTGGATACAAG GTTGAGCGACACTTAAATGATGGAGACTTTGTCCTGTTCAATCGGCAACCGAGTCTCCATAAAATGTCCATTATGGGCCACAGAATCAAGATTATGCCTTATTCAACTTTCCGCTTAAATTTGTCTGTCACTTCACCCTACAATGCTGATTTTGATGGAGATGAAATGAATATGCACGTGCCTCAGTCATTTGAAACTAGAGCCGAAGTTTTGGAACTAATGATGGTTCCAAAATGCATTGTGTCACCTCAAGCCAATCGACCTGTAATGGGAATTGTGCAGGATTCACTATTAGGATGTCGTAAAATTACTAAGAGAGATACATTTATTGAGAAG GATGTTTTTATGAATATCCTAATGTGGTGGGAGGATTTCGATGGCAAAGTACCTGCTCCAACAATTCTGAAACCTAAGCCTCTTTGGACTGGGAAACaagtatttaatttaatcataCCAAGACAGATAAATCTATTAAGGTATTCAGCATGGCATCAAGAAACTGAAAAGGGATTTATTACTCCGGGAGATACTCAAGTACGTATAGAGAAAGGGGAGTTACTTTCAGGCACTCTATGCAAGAAAACACTTGGGTCATCTAGTGGAAGTCTCATACATGTTATTTG GGAAGAAGTTGGTCCAGATGCTGCACGGAAATTTTTGGGACATACACAATGGCTTGTCAATTATTGGCTTTTGCAGAATGCTTTTAGCATGGGAATTGGTGATACCATTGCTGATCATGATACAATGACAAAGATCTCTGAAACTATTAACACAGCTAAGAATGAGGTGAATGAGCTTATCAGGGCTGCACAAGAAAAGCAATTGGAGGCTGAGCCAGGAAGAACAATGATGGAATCGTTTGAGAACAGAGTTAACCAG GTGTTGAATAAGGCTCGTGATGATGCTGGAAGCAGTGCTCAGAAGAGCTTGGCAGAAAGTAACAACCTCAAAGCTATGGTCACTGCAGGATCTAAGGGAAGTTTCATCAATATTTCTCAGATGACCGCGTGTGTTGGCCAACAGAATGTTGAAGGCAAGCGGATTCCTTTTGGTTTTGTGGATCGCACACTTCCACACTTCACTAAAGATGATTATGGTCCAGAGAGTCGTGGTTTTGTGGAGAACTCATATCTCCGAGGGCTGTCTCCTCAAGAGTTCTTTTTCCATGCCATGGGTGGTAGGGAAGGTCTCATTGACACTGCAGTGAAAACTTCTGAGACTGGATATATTCAGAGGCGACTGGTGAAGGCTATGGAAGATATCATGGTTAAGTATGATGGTACTGTTAGAAATTCCTTAGGTGATGTCATTCAGTTTCTGTATGGGGAAGATGGTATGGATGCAGTTTGGATTGAATCGCAACCTTTGGAATCACTGAAGTTGAAGAAATTGGATTTCAGTGACATGTACAAATATGAGATTGATCACCCAAATTGGAATCCTAATTATATGTTGCCTGAAGCTGTGGAAGATCTGAAAACGATTCGCGAAATCCGCAGTGTGTTTGATGCAGAGGTTCAGAAACTTGAAGCTGATAGGTATCTACTTGGAACAGAGATTGCCACAACTGGTGACAATTCTTGGCCCCTCCCTGTTAACATCAAGAGGCTTGTTTTGAATGCACAGAAGACCTTTAGAGTTGATTTCCGGAGACCCTCTGATATTCATCCAATGGAGATTGTAGAAGCTGTTGATAAGTTGCAAGAAAGGCTTAAGGTGGTTGTTGGTGATGATTATCTGAGTTTGGAAGCACAGAAGAATGCTACTCTTTTCTTCAACATATTGCTTCGTAGTGCTTTAGCAAGCAAAAGGGTACTGAAGGAGTACAGACTTACCCGTGAAGCTTTTGACTGGGTAATTGGCGAGATAGAATCTCGTTTTCTTCAGTCACTTGTTGCTGCTGGAGAAATGATAGGATGTGTTGCTGCACAATCCATTGGTGAACCTGCCACACAGATGACTCTCAATACATTTCACTATGCTGGTGTGAGTGCTAAGAATGTTACTTTAGGTGTACCAAGGTTGAGGGAGATTATTAATGTTGCTAAGAAAATTAAAACACCCTCTCTCTCGGTATACCTGAAGCCTGGTGTAAGCAAAACCAAGGAGAAGGCCAAAAATGTCCAGTGCGCCCTGGAGTATACAACTTTGCGGAGTGTAACACAAGCAACAGAGGTATGGTACGATCCAGATCCTACGAGCACTATTATTGAGGAAGATGTTGAATTTGTGAAGTCTTACTATGAGATGCCAGATGAAGTGATTGACCCTGACAAAGTCTCTCCGTGGTTGCTTCGCATAGAGTTAAACAGAGAAATGATGGTGGATAAGAAACTCAGCATGGCTGATATTGCAGAGAAGATTACTGCCGAATTTGATGATGATCTGTCGTGCATATTTAATGATGATAATGCTGAAAAGCTTATCCTTCGTATTCGTATTATGAATGAGGAAGCCCCTAAGGGTGAGTTAAATGATGAATCGGCTGAGGATGATGTTTTCCTGAAAAAGATTGAGGGTAACATGCTCACAGAAATGGCTCTTCGAGGAATACCGGATATCAATAAGGTGTTCATAAAGAATGGCAAGGTGAATAAGTTTGATGAAAACGAAGGTTTTAAGGCTGAGAATGAATGGATGCTTGACACAGAAGGTGTTAATCTTTTAGCTGTCATTTGCCATGAAGATGTAGATGCAAGTAGGACAACAAGCAATCACTTGATTGAAGTTATTGAAGTTCTTGGCATTGAGGCAGTTCGCAAAGCATTGCTCGATGAGCTGCGTGTTGTCATATCGTTTGATGGGTCTTATGTTAACTATAGACATTTGGCAATATTGTGTGATACCATGACATATCGTGGTCACTTGATGGCTATCACTCGTCATGGTATTAATCGCAATGATACTGGCCCCATGATGAGATGTTCCTTTGAAGAAACAGTGGACATTCTACTTGATGCTGCTGTGTATGCAGAAACTGATTACCTCAGGGGTGTCACTGAGAATATCATGTTAGGTCAGCTTGCACCTATTGGCACAGGTGATTGTGCCTTGTATATGAACGAAGAGATGCTAAAACAAGCTATTGAGATCCCTTTGCCCAGTTATATGGAAGGTGGTCTGGAGTTTGGCATGACTCCTGGCCGTTCGCCTATATCAGGGACCCCATATCATGATGGCATGATGTCACCAAATTATATGCTGAGTCCAAATCTTCGATTATCACCTGTTTCAGATGCTCAGTTTTCTCCATATGTGGGTGGGATGGCATTTTCTCCCACGTCATCTCCAGGGTACAGCCCGTCATCTCCAGGATACAGCCCATCATCTCCTGGATACAGCCCTACTTCCCCTGGTTACAGCCCTACTTCCCCTGGTTACAGCCCTACTTCCCCAACATATAGTCCTAGTTCTCCTGGATATAGCCCTACAAGCCCTGCATATTCTCCCACCAGCCCATCTTATTCGCCAACATCCCCTTCCTACAGCCCTACATCTCCCAGCTACAGCCCAACTTCTCCGAGCTATAGCCCAACTTCTCCGAGCTACAGCCCAACTTCTCCAGCATACAGCCCAACGTCACCTGCGTACAGCCCAACGTCTCCAGCTTACAGCCCCACCTCACCCTCGTACAGCCCCACATCACCGTCTTACAGCCCCACCTCACCCTCGTACAGCCCTACCTCACCCTCGTACAGCCCTACCTCACCCTCGTACAGCCCCACCTCACCCTCGTACAGCCCCACCTCACCTTCATATAGCCCTACCTCACCTGCCTACAGCCCAACTTCACCTGGATACAGCCCCACCTCACCAACCTACAGTCCGACCTCACCAAGTTACAATCCTTCAGCAAGGTACAGCCCTTCACAAGCATATTCACCGACAAGTCCAAAAATCACACCTTCAAGTCCATACAGTCCATCTTCTCCAAGTTACAG CCCTACATCGCCATCATATTCTCCTTCTAGTCCAAGTTACAGTCCAAGCAG CCCATACAGTTCAGGAGGAAATGCTGGCTATAGTCCAAGCTCTCCACAGTATAG CCCCAGCGGTGGATACTCCCCCAGTGCGCCAGGGTACTCCCCATCATCTGCCAGCCAATTCTCTACCCAAATGGATGACAAAGATAACAAGAGTGTGAAGGATGACAAGGGCAATCAATAA